Proteins from one Xenopus tropicalis strain Nigerian chromosome 1, UCB_Xtro_10.0, whole genome shotgun sequence genomic window:
- the frem1 gene encoding FRAS1-related extracellular matrix protein 1 isoform X4 → MKPSIVYPVLLSVLLTRGLCASFIKVNHGMKVMKGQSAFLSESDLQFSIPREKDACKVEVVVNEPITQRVGRLTPQVFDCHFLANEVQYTHNGCPILDEDEVMLRLYRFTETETFTETFLLRVKLIEPDCNIIQLGPKKLEVPEFYGLSDVIDKNILSFDYDKRINIECTIRISSSESFLPAHGQLVTGDPVKQEPRGDQPHSFFHGSNQKPGPLCKNGGCIQGLKRIQSVIKMSCEDFLVKGIRYQHLDPPSPNVDYISIRLDLTDSRSKSLYKSEHAWIPVLIRDAVPNQIPKANFMSMFILEVDQFVLTPISTATLDAEDSETAKHLLVFNITLPPSKGFITHLSDHTKPITSFTWKDLNEMLIAYQPPNSSHTERRNLEVEFEVHDFFFEKSPPITVHISIRTADTNAPRVSWNMGLDLLEGQSRPITWKQFQIVDNDNINAVRLVIVDGLQHGRITLRGGKGFIFTVKDIQAGDVCYHHDDSDTTKDFIVFRIFDGRHSIRHKFPINILPKDDSPPFLITNIVIELSEGQAVLIEGSMLCASDMDSSDAYIRFNITKPSVAGEIIKKPGQNLIAYPVTSFLQRDLYNGFIYYRHLGGEVFEDSFDVVLSDSHDPPNFSGPQAVIIHISPVDDQLPIEAPGTVRHLMVKENEVVYITKKQLHFIDPESPERELIYTVATPPCMVPTYSSLDAGKIVLVDTILKLGKDYAGDTARTFSQHAVNHLKVAYIPPAKDIGPTPLHVQFILSVSNQHGGTVQGICFNITILPIDNQPPEVFSYDLKVEEGGFSQITASNIHITDKDTRQEQIKVILHKAPLHGIVQLDGSALQEGDPFTCLDLITLKVPS, encoded by the exons ATGAAGCCTTCTATTGTATACCCAGTTTTGCTGTCAGTGTTGCTCACAAGGGGCCTCTGCGCCTCCTTTATCAAAGTCAATCACGGAATGAAAGTTATGAAAGGACAGAGTGCATTCCTCTCAGAAAGTGACCTGCAGTTTTCCATCCCAAGGGAAAAGGATGCCTGCAAAGTGGAAGTAGTTGTTAATGAACCCATTACACAGAGAGTTGGAAGGTTAACACCACAG gtGTTTGACTGCCATTTCCTAGCCAATGAAGTTCAGTACACACACAATGGCTGCCCTATCTTGGATGAAGACGAGGTCATGCTCAGACTTTACAG ATTTACAGAAACTGAGACTTTTACTGAAACCTTCCTGCTGAGAGTGAAGTTAATAGAGCCTGACTGTAATATCATACAGCTGGGGCCTAAAAAGCTTGAAGTGCCAGAGTTTTATGGTCTGTCTGACGTTATTGATAAGAACATACTGAGCTTTGACTATGACAAAAGAATAAACATTGAATGTACCATCAGAATATCGTCTTCTGAATCTTTCCTTCCTGCACACGGTCAGCTTGTGACGGGGGATCCTGTGAAACAAGAACCACGAGGAGATCAGCCACACAGCTTCTTCCATGGATCAA ATCAAAAGCCAGGACCTTTGTGCAAGAATGGAGGCTGCATACAAGGTTTAAAGAGGATCCAGAGCGTTATAAAAATGAGTTGTGAAGATTTCCTTGTAAAGGGCATCCGATACCAGCACTTGGATCCTCCATCTCCAAATGTTGATTATATCAGTATCAGGTTGGATCTTACAGACTCAAGGAGCAAATCACTTTACAAG TCAGAACATGCTTGGATTCCTGTTCTCATTCGGGATGCTGTTCCAAATCAAATCCCCAAAGCCAACTTCATGTCTATGTTTATCTTAGAAGTAGATCAGTTTGTTCTAACACCCATCTCAACTGCAACACTGGATGCCGAGGACAGCGAAACAGCCAAACATCTTCTGGTCTTCAATATTACTTTACCTCCAAGCAAAGGGTTCATCACACACTTGTCTGACCATACCAAGCCCATTACATCCTTTACATGGAAAGATCTCAATGAAATGCTCATAGCATATCAGCCTCCGAACAGCAGCCACACAGAGAGAAGAAATTTGGAG GTGGAGTTTGAGGTGCATGATTTCTTTTTTGAAAAGAGTCCTCCAATTACAGTGCATATCTCTATACGTACGGCTGACACCAATGCTCCTCGCGTTTCATGGAACATGG GTCTGGATTTACTGGAGGGCCAGTCTCGACCAATTACATGGAAACAGTTCCAAATTGTGGATAATGACAACATCAATGCAGTTCGTTTGGTCATTGTAGATGGATTGCAGCATGGACGTATTACTCTGAGAG GTGGGAAAGGATTTATATTCACAGTTAAGGACATCCAGGCTGGAGATGTTTGCTACCATCATGATGACAGTGACACTACTAAGGATTTTATAGTCTTCAGAATATTTGATGGACGTCACAGCATACGACACAAGTTTCCTATTAACATCCTACCAAAAGATGATAGCCCTCCCTTCCTCATCACAAACATTGTTATTGAGCTTAGTGAAGGTCAAGCTGTCCTTATCGAGGGATCTATGCTTTGTGCTTCTGATATGGACTCTAGTGATGCATACATACGTTTTAATATCACTAAGCCTTCTGTAGCTGGAGAGATTATAAAGAAGCCAGGACAAAATCTTATTG CTTATCCTGTCACAAGCTTCCTGCAACGAGACTTATATAACGGTTTCATTTATTATCGCCATCTTGGAGGAGAAGTATTTGAAGATTCATTTGATGTTGTTCTGTCTGATAGCCATGATCCACCAAACTTTTCTGGTCCTCAG GCAGTAATCATTCATATTAGCCCCGTGGATGACCAGCTGCCCATAGAAGCACCTGGAACAGTACGACATCTGATGGTAAAGGAGAATGAGGTTGTTTATATAACAAAGAAACAACTGCATTTCATAGACCCAGAGTCACCTGAAAGAGAACTTATTTACACAGTTGCTACTCCTCCTTGTATGGTGCCAACCTACAG CAGCTTAGATGCGGGGAAGATAGTTCTTGTAGACACTATACTTAAACTTGGAAAGGATTATGCAGGAGACACAGCAAGAACATTTTCACAG CATGCTGTGAATCACCTCAAAGTTGCTTACATACCACCAGCTAAAGACATTGGGCCAACTCCTCTACATGTCCAGTTTATATTATCAGTGAGTAACCAACATGGAGGAACAGTTCAAGGCATCTGTTTCAATATCACTATCCTTCCAATAGACAATCAGCCTCCTGAG GTGTTTTCATATGATTTGAAAGTTGAAGAAGGT